The window TCAAGAAGTACGACCTGATTGCTTTCGATGGCAGTCTGACGCGGGCGAAGATCACGCCGGCGGCATTTTCGCAGGATGATTTGAAAATCATCGAAGCGTATGTGCGTGAAGGCGGTGTGCTGCTATTGATGCGCGATCGGCTGGATCTTTTTGCGGCGCCGGAAGCCAAGGCTTGGTTAGGCGAGCAGATGAGGCTCGTGAAAAATGCGAAGGCCACTGAGTATGAAGTGCTGCAGCCGAAGCACCCGTGGGTTGCTCATTTGGATTCCGAAGTTGCGCCGGCGCTGCTGACGGCAACGAACAACGTGCCGCTTTCAGCAGAAGCCGGCGAGCGGTTGATCGGCAGCGGCCAGACGCAGTCGCTGTTGCATCGGCAAACGATCGGCAAGGGCGCGATCATTTATGTCGGCTTAAGTCCTGCTGCGGCGCTTCCAAGTGGTCGCGCCAAGGAAACAGTCGAGCGCGAAGCGGAATATGAATCGCAGTACAAAATACTCGCGGCGATTTCGAAAGAGCCGCTGGCGCAGTGACTTAGAACTCGCGGGCGGTTGCAGAAGTTTGTGGTTGCGCCGGCGATGGCTGTTCTTCCACGACAGGCTGAGGAGCTGGCGCAGTGGCAAACGGCGTATTGCGGAGAAGCGGCGAATTCACGGGCGGTAGCACAGGGTGCTGAGCGAGCGGAGGATCATAAACCGGATGCGATTCCCAAGTGTTGTCATCGATCTGAACTTGCCGCGTGCCGATGGGCTGGCGGACCTGCGGGTAGGTTCGATAACCGTAGATATCGCCCGGCACGTAAGGCCAAGGCGTGAAGACCGGGCTCGTACTGAAGGTAGCAACACGGCGGCCGAATCGACCGGTTGTCGCATAACCGAACGAAGTGCCGTAAGCGTAGGCGGCATCCCACGGCACGACGCCATACGGGGAGTAACCACCGTAGTAATAAATCGTCTCGCCGCGCGTGGTCGGCAAACCGGCGGCAGCGCGGGCGGCGTCGTTGGCGCCGATCTGGGCCTGCAGGTTGGCTTGGCGACGTTCCTCCGCCAATTGATAGGCATCGACGCCGGCTTGAATGCCGTCGTAACGGCGGGTTGTTTCCTGAGCTTTCGTCCAGGTTGGCTGAACGAAGGTACCGGCAGAAACTACGGCAAGCGAGAAAAGAATGGGCAAACGCATGACTTTAAACTCCGTTCCTTTCGCCATTGTATCCGAACCGGCAAGACCGTCGCAAAGATTGTCGGTTCGTAAAGCCGATAGTGGCAGTTGGCGAATCAACGGCCGCAGCCTATAATCCCACTGGGCTGGCTTGTGAAATTTGTCACAACCTCCCCCAACACCTTGCCTGACAAGACCTTTGCAGGATTTTCGTTATGGCCAAACAGGGCCCTCGTAAGAAGCTGCCGAAAGAGCTCGCGGTTATCACGGCTGATAACTGCACGGGCTGCGAATCGTGCCTGGAAGTCTGCCCGGTCGATTGCATTACGCTCATCGAGCTCAATCACGGCGTGAAGGGGAACCAAGCCTTCTGCCAGATCGATCTGGAGCGGTGCGTAGGCTGCGAAGTTTGCGTGCACATTCCCGGCAAAAAGACGAATCCTTACGACCTGAAGGTTTGTCCCTGGGATGCCATCGAAATGGTACCTACCGAGCAAGTCGCCATTCACGTCGCCCAATCGGGCGGTCCGCGCGATTACATCGTCTCCAACTGGGATCGGTTGGTTGGTACGGCGCAGCACTTGGCTGAATTGAAGGCCAGTTCGTAGTCAGGTTTAAATCTACGCTGGCTGGTGAAATCGACGCCGACGTTCCGCTCGGCATTGCTCGCGCGACAACGATTGCTAGATAGAGCAATCGTTTCTAACAAAAACTTGACTCTTGCGCGCCGAACCAATAGCCTGATACGCATGCGAATCAGTTGATTCGACCCAATCGACGATTCCGCGTACCCGCCTTTCCTTCCCCGCCGTATCGGAGGCTCCCATGCCTCGCTGCTGCTGGTTGCTTTCATGGATGCTATTGGCTGCCACTGCGGCCTCGTCGGCAGTTAGCGCCGCGGATATTGCGCCGCTGCATCAGCGCATCGATCAACTGTTCGATCAGAACGCCGTTGGGCCGGTCGCTGAAGTTTGCAGCGACGCCGATTTTGTGCGGCGGGTCTGGCTCGATCTGGCCGGCATGATTCCGACGGCGGAAGAGACGCGAACGTTTCTCGCCGATCATGATGCCGCGAAGCGGCAGAAGATGATCGACCGGCTACTGGCCAGTCCGCAATTCAGCCGGCACATGACGCTGCTGCTCGACGCGACGATCAATGAGCGTCGGCCCGATAAGGGAATCACCACGGCGGATTGGCAAGGCTATTTGTATCAAGCAGTGTCAGCCGGCAAGCCGCTCGATCAGCTCTTTCGCGACATCATCGCAGCCGACGGCGTCGAGGAAAAACAACGGCCCGCCGCGAAGTTCATGCTCGATCGCGATTGCGAACCAAATGTCGTCACGCGTGACGTGGGCCGCTTGGTTTTCGGCATGGATCTGCAATGCGCGCAATGCCACGACCATCCGCTGGTCGATGACTATCTGCAGGCCGATTACTACGGCTTGTATGCTCTGGTGATGCGGAGCAGTGTCTTTGCCGATCCGAAGAATAAGAATTCGCGGCAGGTCGGCGAAACAGCCGACGGCGAAGCGAGTTTCAAATCGGTCTTCACCGGCAACACCGGCGACAAAGTTCAGCCGCGCACGCCGAAGTGGCTCGGCCTCGTCGAGCCGGTCGCGAAGAAGGGGGAAGAGTACGTCAGCAAACCAACGAGAGATGTGCGCGGCGTGCCGAAGCTCAGCCGTCGGCAACTGCTCGCCGATTCGTTCGAGACGTCGCTCATCTTTCGCCGCAATCTGGCTAACCGCATTTGGTATCAGGTGATGGGCCGCGGGCTGGTTCATCCCGTCGATGCGCATCATCCCGCTAATCCACCGGCGAATCCGCAAGTCTTGTCGCTGCTGGCGGCGGAGCTTCCCGAGCTGAAATACGACCTGCGGGCGATGTTGCGAGAGATCTTGCTGACGAATGCCTATCAGCGAAGCTGCGAACTCGCGGCGCCGCAGAACCCTGACATCGCTGCCATCGACGCGGAGTTGCAGCAGCTCGAAACGACGCGCGGTTCGCTTGTCATGACGCGCGATCAGCAAAAAGCGAAGTGGGATGAGGCCCTCGCCAAACTGAAAGAGTCAAAACAAAAGCTGGCCGATGCGGCCAAGACGCTTGCGCCGCTGCAAACCGCGCTGACGGCCGCTCAAGGCGAAGTGACGAAAGCTCAAGCTGCGGTGAAAACGGCGGAAGCCGAAGTTGAGAAAAAGAAGCCGCAAACGGCCGCCGTTGCAGAGGCTGCCGCGAAGGCGAAAGCTGCAGCGGAGTTAATTAAAGAAGACAAGGCTCTTGCGGAGATTGCCGCCAAGCTCGGCGAAAAAGCTGCAACCGTTGCTGACGCCGAAAAGGCGACGGCGAAGAAATTAGAAGCACTTGCTGCCGCCGTCTCTCCGCTCACTGCCAAAGAGAAAGAAGCTCAAACCGCGCTCGACCAAGAAGCCGCGGCATTTCCTCCACCGACTCAGATCGTTGAACTCGAATCCGCCGAGCGAACGGCGAACCTGGAGTTCAACAACGGCCTCTATGATCTCGCCGATCTGGAAGCTCGGGTGACGTTAACGAAGTTGCTCAAGCAGCACGCGGAGTTGCAGAAAACGGATGCGGCGGGGGCCGAGCGATTGTGGAATCAACTACGCGAGGAACTTTCAAATCGAGGCCAAGTCGCCCTTCTCAAGCCGTTGTCGGCCGAGCAGTTTGCTTTGAGCACAATGCAGGCCGCGGGATTGATTGCAGTACAACAAACAACGGCGGAAACATCGGTGGCGAAAGTCGAAGAATGGAAAAACGCCAGCGATGCCGACAAACCAGCCGTCATGCGGAAACTTAGCGAGCCCAAGGTGTTCGATGGGTTGAAGGGAAACCTCGCCGAGTTCGTGCGACTTTACGGTGGTTTGCCGGGACAAGATTATCAAGCCACCGTCAATCAGGCTCTCTTCTTCGGCAACGGTAGCGTGCTCGAAACATGGCTCAAACCAACGCCGGGAAATCTAGTAACGCGGTTGCAAGCAAAAACAGAACCCGCCGAAACCGCGGATGAAATGTATCACGCCATCCTCAACCGCCCCGCGACCGCCGAAGAACAAACGGCTGTCACCGATTTCCTGAAAGACCGCACCGACCGACCCGTGGCCATCGCCGAACTCGTGTGGGCACTGCTTGCCAGCGCCGAGTTTCGCTTCAACCACTAACGGTCTCCTGTCTCAAAACTCAAAACCCAAAACTCAGAACTACTTCTCCCGGAGCCTCCCATGCGATGCAACTATGCCTGCGGCACGGCGGATCACGTTGCCGTTTCGCGCCGTGGATTTCTGCAAGCGGCAGCGACGTTCGGCGGCGTGGCGGCGGGAACGTGGGGAAGTGGCTTGGTGCAGCCGGCGATTGCCGGGCAACTCGCTTCATCGCAAAAGCGGATCCTCAACATCTTTTTGCACGGCGGCGTGAGTCAGCTGGAATCGTGGGATCCGAAGCCGAACACTGACACCGGCGGTCCCTTTCGGCCCATCGCCACTTCGGTCCCCGGCACGCAGATTTGCGAACTCCTGCCGCACACCGCCAAGGTCATGCACCATCTGGCCATCGTTCGCGGCGTGAACACCAAAAACGGCGACCACGGCAAAGGGCAGATCGAAATGTCGACCGGCCGGAATCGCATTCCGGGTACGGAATATCCGCACTTCGGCGCCGTGAGCGCGAAGGTTCTCACGCCAGAGCAATTTCCGTTGCCGGGCCATGTGCTGGTTCACGGTGGTGGCAACGGCAGCAGCCCGAGCGCCTATCTGGGGCCAAAGTTCGCGAGCGTTTCGCTTTCGGATGGCAAAGCGCCGCAATACTCAGAGCGTCTCGCCAGTGTCACGGAAGAAGCCGAATCCCGCCGCAATCAGTTTCGGCAGTTGGCCAGCGATCGCTTTGCTGGCCGACGACGAACGGCCGATACCGATGCTTATACGTCATCGTACGAACAAGCCCGGCAGTTGATGCAACGGCGCGATGTGTTTGACGTTTCGAAAGAATCCGACAAAGACAAAGAACGCTACGGCAAGCATGAGTTCGGAACGCACATGTTACTTGCGCGCAGACTGCTCGAGCAGGGCGTGCCGTTTGTGCAGGTGAATCATTCGAACTACGACACGCACTTCGAGAACTTCGATTTTCACATCGAGCAGCTCGGCGAATTCGATCAGCCCTTTGCGACGCTTGTCGGCGATTTGCATGAGCGGGGTTTGCTGAAAGATACGCTGATCGTGGTGATGAGCGAATTTGGCCGCACGCCGAAGATCAACAAGAACTACGGCCGCGATCACTGGGGAACTGCCTGGAGCGTGTGCCTCGGCGGCGCCGGCATTCAGCCCGGCGCGGTGATCGGCAAGACCAACGACAACGGCACGGCAGTGACCGATCGCGAAGTCGATCACGGCCATCTGTTTCATACATATTTGCGAGCCGTCGGCGTCGATTCGAAACTAGAGTTCAACATCGGCGGTCGCAAATTCCCGATCGCCGATCCGGCGAAGAGCGCGATCACGGAGCTCCTCGCATGAGCCAAGCCGACGAGAAAAAAGAAGAGCCGAAAGTCGATCCTGCCGCGACTCACGAAAAGGCGAAGTGGAAACACAGTCGGCCGCTCACCGCCTGTCGGTTCGATCCTACGGGAAAATACGTGTTCACCGGCGCGGAAGACAACACCATCCAGCGTTGGGATCTAGCCGACGGCAAGATGACACCTTTTGCGGCACACGAAAGTTGGGTGCGGGCAATCGGCTTTTCGCACGACGGCCAACAGATGATTTCGGGCGGTTACGACGGTCGGCTGATCTGGTGGGAAACGGCGGCGGAAAAACCGGAGCCGATCCGCAAAATCGAATCGGCGCATAACGGCTGGCTGCGCGCGATCGCGGTGAGTCCGAGCGGCCAACAAATTGCCACCTGCGGCAACGACAAACTGATCAAGCTCTGGGATATCGCCGATGGCAAACTGCAAGGCGAGCTCGCGGG is drawn from Anatilimnocola floriformis and contains these coding sequences:
- a CDS encoding 4Fe-4S binding protein; this translates as MAKQGPRKKLPKELAVITADNCTGCESCLEVCPVDCITLIELNHGVKGNQAFCQIDLERCVGCEVCVHIPGKKTNPYDLKVCPWDAIEMVPTEQVAIHVAQSGGPRDYIVSNWDRLVGTAQHLAELKASS
- a CDS encoding DUF1549 domain-containing protein gives rise to the protein MPRCCWLLSWMLLAATAASSAVSAADIAPLHQRIDQLFDQNAVGPVAEVCSDADFVRRVWLDLAGMIPTAEETRTFLADHDAAKRQKMIDRLLASPQFSRHMTLLLDATINERRPDKGITTADWQGYLYQAVSAGKPLDQLFRDIIAADGVEEKQRPAAKFMLDRDCEPNVVTRDVGRLVFGMDLQCAQCHDHPLVDDYLQADYYGLYALVMRSSVFADPKNKNSRQVGETADGEASFKSVFTGNTGDKVQPRTPKWLGLVEPVAKKGEEYVSKPTRDVRGVPKLSRRQLLADSFETSLIFRRNLANRIWYQVMGRGLVHPVDAHHPANPPANPQVLSLLAAELPELKYDLRAMLREILLTNAYQRSCELAAPQNPDIAAIDAELQQLETTRGSLVMTRDQQKAKWDEALAKLKESKQKLADAAKTLAPLQTALTAAQGEVTKAQAAVKTAEAEVEKKKPQTAAVAEAAAKAKAAAELIKEDKALAEIAAKLGEKAATVADAEKATAKKLEALAAAVSPLTAKEKEAQTALDQEAAAFPPPTQIVELESAERTANLEFNNGLYDLADLEARVTLTKLLKQHAELQKTDAAGAERLWNQLREELSNRGQVALLKPLSAEQFALSTMQAAGLIAVQQTTAETSVAKVEEWKNASDADKPAVMRKLSEPKVFDGLKGNLAEFVRLYGGLPGQDYQATVNQALFFGNGSVLETWLKPTPGNLVTRLQAKTEPAETADEMYHAILNRPATAEEQTAVTDFLKDRTDRPVAIAELVWALLASAEFRFNH
- a CDS encoding DUF1501 domain-containing protein, with amino-acid sequence MRCNYACGTADHVAVSRRGFLQAAATFGGVAAGTWGSGLVQPAIAGQLASSQKRILNIFLHGGVSQLESWDPKPNTDTGGPFRPIATSVPGTQICELLPHTAKVMHHLAIVRGVNTKNGDHGKGQIEMSTGRNRIPGTEYPHFGAVSAKVLTPEQFPLPGHVLVHGGGNGSSPSAYLGPKFASVSLSDGKAPQYSERLASVTEEAESRRNQFRQLASDRFAGRRRTADTDAYTSSYEQARQLMQRRDVFDVSKESDKDKERYGKHEFGTHMLLARRLLEQGVPFVQVNHSNYDTHFENFDFHIEQLGEFDQPFATLVGDLHERGLLKDTLIVVMSEFGRTPKINKNYGRDHWGTAWSVCLGGAGIQPGAVIGKTNDNGTAVTDREVDHGHLFHTYLRAVGVDSKLEFNIGGRKFPIADPAKSAITELLA